One Aegilops tauschii subsp. strangulata cultivar AL8/78 chromosome 7, Aet v6.0, whole genome shotgun sequence genomic window carries:
- the LOC109771028 gene encoding uncharacterized protein, with the protein MLLGCRSLSSWVRRLVACMGSCLGCCGCAKPAPIIAVDEPSKGLRIQGRSVRKTNLSEGFWSTSAHGIGNSALQSQRSMSSISTAPQSSDQHGAGSSSNPNEFVNQGLVQWNQTRQQWVGNKKRKSRLEKPREPKISWNTTYESLLGSNKLFYQPIPLAEMVDLLVDVWEQEGLYG; encoded by the exons ATGCTGCTAGGCTGCAGGTCCCTCTCCTCCTGGGTGCGCCGCCTCGTCGCCTGCATGGG AAGTTGCCTTGGATGCTGTGGCTGTGCTAAGCCTGCTCCGATAATAGCGGTCGATGAGCCTTCAAAAGGTTTGAGGATCCAAGGCCGCTCAGTAAGGAAGACAAACTTGTCTGAGGGCTTCTGGAGCACGAGCGCACACGGGATTGGAAACAGCGCGCTACAATCGCAGAGGAGCATGTCTTCAATCAGTACAGCGCCGCAATCCAGCGATCAGCATGGAGCTGGAAGTAGCAGCAACCCAAACGAGTTTGTAAATCAAG GTCTTGTGCAGTGGAACCAGACTAGACAACAGTGGGTTGGAAACAAAAAACGCAAATCTCGACTTGAAAAGCCCCGAGAACCAAAGATAAG TTGGAACACAACGTACGAGAGCCTGCTAGGAAGCAATAAACTATTCTACCAACCAATTCCTCTTGCG GAAATGGTAGACTTGCTTGTGGACGTGTGGGAGCAAGAAGGACTATACGGTTAG
- the LOC109771030 gene encoding transcription factor GAMYB — MEGKDATLVLPELLKEEVQSPPLSPLSPRSSDDDETEADDSDGEEEEGGAPVGTGGAVASGPPMKKGPWTSDEDQRLRTYVEAHGEGNWNQVQRNAGLNRCGKSCRLRWANHLRPNLKKGPFSKEEEQKIIELHALHGNKWAKMASVLEGRTDNEIKNFWNTRMKRLQKAGLGLYPDGLLSRLANQEMGSHSPEDSRGKKRQNELSQGNGLEFDDIIFEKLDYKKQSDNFLTPNFTIQDSLPMNDINYPLKRHASSGIVSDYGGSPKCEQFSNEIEEASYNDLNSEMSVVSFNNVISNSMPLLDDNFPISGKILPIKMELPSFQYAAYDTSNNLLCPASTLPEQVHGFGVPTKFEGEFDSELPFPYAYHFIPSTSIFDDNTLEYSSFNELTTYKSPTDSDAIFMDNKHNADILHDKYFCSDPCATDVSAEARFFNEDSTHSEYQPNNGPLNALFYGKFCNDVTLSARDDGHQTLLSSNGVPNTHHLPGY; from the exons ATGGAAGGGAAGGACGCCACGCTCGTCTTGCCggagctgctgaaggaggagGTGCAGTCGCCGCCGCTGTCACCGCTGTCTCCGCGCAGCAGCGACGACGATGAGACCGAAGCTGATGACAGCGACGGCGAGGAAGAGGAAGGCGGGGCTCCGGTTGGCACTGGCGGCGCCGTGGCCAGCGGGCCTCCGATGAAGAAAGGGCCGTGGACGTCCGATGAGGACCAGCGCCTGAGGACCTACGTGGAGGCGCATGGCGAGGGTAACTGGAACCAGGTCCAGAGGAACGCCGGGCTGAACCGGTGCGGCAAGAGCTGCCGCCTTCGCTGGGCGAACCACCTCAGGCCCAACCTCAAGAAGGGCCCCTTCTCCAAGGAGGAGGAGCAGAAGATTATCGAGCTTCATGCGCTGCACGGGAACAAGTGGGCTAAGATGGCGTCCGTT TTAGAAGGCCGCACGGATAATGAAATTAAGAATTTTTGGAACACAAGAATGAAGAGGCTCCAGAAAGCTGGTCTAGGCCTTTATCCAGATGGCTTATTATCTCGGTTGGCAAATCAAGAGATGGGTTCTCATAGTCCTGAAGATTCACGTGGGAAGAAACGACAAAATGAACTCTCACAGGGAAATGGTCTTGAatttgatgatattatatttgagAAATTAGACTATAAAAAGCAGTCAGACAATTTCCTTACTCCAAATTTTACAATTCAAGATTCCCTTCCAATGAATGACATTAACTACCCTTTGAAGCGGCATGCATCTTCTGGCATAGTATCAGACTACGGTGGCAGTCCTAAGTGTGAACAATTTTCTAATGAGATTGAGGAGGCTTCTTACAATGATCTCAACTCTGAGATGTCAGTTGTTTCTTTTAATAATGTCATTTCCAATAGCATGCCATTATTAGATGACAATTTCCCTATTTCTGGGAAGATATTGCCCATTAAAATGGAGCTCCCTTCATTCCAATATGCCGCTTATGATACAAGCAACAACTTGTTGTGTCCCGCATCAACTCTTCCTGAACAG GTACATGGATTTGGGGTCCCTACCAAGTTCGAAGGAGAGTTTGACTCAGAACTGCCATTTCCATATGCTTACCATTTTATTCCATCCACTTCAATCTTTGATGACAATACCCTTGAGTACAGTTCTTTTAATGAACTTACGACCTACAAATCACCTACTG ACTCGGATGCTATTTTCATGGACAACAAACATAATGCGGATATATTACATGATAAATATTTTTGCTCAGATCCTTGCGCGACAGATGTATCAGCAGAAGCAAGATTTTTTAATGAAGATTCAACACACTCAGAGTATCAACCCAACAACGGTCCACTTAATGCATTATTTTATGGAAAGTTTTGTAATGATGTTACATTATCAGCCAGGGATGATGGCCATCAGACTCTGCTTTCCAGTAATGGCGTACCCAATACACACCACTTGCCTGGATATTAA